One part of the Alosa alosa isolate M-15738 ecotype Scorff River chromosome 4, AALO_Geno_1.1, whole genome shotgun sequence genome encodes these proteins:
- the ssr4 gene encoding translocon-associated protein subunit delta yields MRLFVAVLALCLSLCAAETCTDPVFSPSTYTTTDAVISSETVFIVELSLACSNGVQSVALYADVNGKQFPVTRGQDVGKYQVSWSLSHKQASSGTYEVKFFDEESYSALRKAQRNNEDVAAIKPLFSVNVDHRGAWNGPWVSTEVLAAVIGVVVYYLAYSTKSSIQA; encoded by the exons ATGAGACTTTTTGTAGCAGTTTTGGCTCTCTGTTTGAGCCTTTGTGCCG CTGAGACCTGCACAGAccctgttttttccccctccaccTACACCACGACGGATGCAGTCATCTCTTCTGAGACTGTGTTCATTGTGGAGCTCAGCTTGGCCTGTTCCAATGGGGTCCAG AGCGTGGCCCTGTATGCAGATGTCAATGGGAAGCAGTTCCCTGTGACCCGTGGACAAGATGTCGGCAAATACCAG GTCTCCTGGAGTTTGTCCCACAAACAGGCCAGCTCGGGCACTTATGAGGTGAAATTCTTCGATGAGGAGTCCTACAGTGCCTTGCGCAAG GCTCAGAGGAACAATGAAGATGTTGCTGCCATCAAGCCTCTGTTCTCTGTCAACGTGGACCACAGA GGAGCATGGAATGGCCCCTGGGTGTCCACTGAGGTTCTGGCGGCCGTGATTGGCGTTGTGGTCTACTATTTGGCCTACAGCACCAAGAGCTCCATCCAGGCCTGA